TCAGTCTATTTTCACATGATTCAAAATACTGATTATCAGGATACGACAAACCATGAAAATCACGCAAAGTTTTACCAAGATTCTGCAGCAATTTCTCTATTTCTGCCAAGGCAAAATTCTGAATTTCATCCTCACTCAAGATCAAACCTAtagtaattaaaaatacattgctagaattaaattcaaattatcagttgatattaataacaaaaaacataataaatgtgcaacgaaaataattaaaaaaatagctTACCAGGATAATTTGTTAATTTTCGACGGTTATAAAGAACATCTTCGGACaaatatttccaacaattttGCCAAACAAAATCCGGGCGTGAAATAGATTCCGATGTTAACAAACTCACATAGAGCAATCTCAAAGACTGAGCTGAAGCCCAAAAAGAAGCCTCCACAATTCCATGAACGTATTCCTTATCATCATCCAACAACCCTAAAGCAAAGCAAGCATCTCTAAATGTAGCATACTGAACACCATTAACACATTTGATGTCTTCATAGGAAGATGCTCCTTTAACAATATTTAACAAACATCTTAGATAATACATATCACCAGAACCAGGAGCAACATAAAATAACCTTCCAATCGAATATCTTTGTTTCCTAGGTTCCCAGTGATTCCTCTTCCATACAAATTTCGTCGGAAATTCACCATAAGTGAGGTCCCTACCTTGAGAATATATCTTATTTGCTTTCATCCATGCCAAGAACTTACTTTCATGAATTGTTTTACGATTCAAAACAGTATCCAAGTCAGCAGCTTCATCAAATATGACATGTTGTTGATCTGGAAGATGAAAACTCAATCTTTCAACAGGAGGATCTTTGTATTGAATTTCAAATCCAAAAATTCTCCAAGCAGCTTCACAAGACGATATATACCTACAATCATAGTACAAACTTACTTCATCAGTACATCGTTCGGCACCATCCGCACCACTTTGGAAAAAAGAAGTTGTCACACGATCATAACCCTTATTTATATACTTAAACAAATACTTAATAGATTGCGACTGGTTGCACCACTCAACGTTGACATAGCCGCTATACTTCATAAGAAGAAAACGATTGTGAGGAACAACATATCTATTATCTAAGGGCACGCCATCCTTCATAACAACACGACCATTATCTCTACGTCTGTAAGCAGGATAGCCATCTTCATCAATGTTTGTGGCCGCTCGATATTTTTTGGgaaaatatttggaacaacGTCCATTGAGCATGCAAGGAGACGATTTTCGAACAACACCACACGGCCCATGCATCATGAATTCTTTCACACACTCATAATAGTGAGGATCAGTTACTTGGTCGGGAAGTTCAGCTGAAATAATCTCATCAATGCGTTGAGGCTTAGGCTGTTTGTCCTCATTGcttaaaacaacaaaatatgAGCATGGGGCAATCCACGTTTCTGAAACTCAACCGTGTACACAACTGCACAAAATAATTTAACTAAATTGCTTATTCGAAAAcaacttaaaaaatattttgaaagcAAGGTCTTTAAAAATACCTGCTTTCACGGTTCCAAATATTTTTTCACTCTTAAGATCTCTTATCAAATTATCCAACTTGACTTTAAAGATCCTACAAATAATATCAGGACGATCATCTGATTTCAAGCCCTTAGATGCAAGATATCGACATATCTCTGGCCACTTAGGATTGCACGTAAAGGTAATAAACAAATTTGGGTACCCAATCCACCTACAGATCGCCATCGCATCTTGATAATTCTGAACCATATATCGAGCTCCACCAACAAAACTGGAAGGCAAGATAATTCGTTTCCCATACCTTGAACCATCTGTCTCACCACGAAGAACAGCTTCCGCCAGACCACTATACAATTCAGCCCGCAACCTTTTTTGATGGGTTCGTACAAAAGTAAGACGTCCAGTCTCAATCATCGTATATGCATCAATGACAAACTGCTGAAACAATCGCCTTCCGAATAAAAGAATAGAATGCTCAGAAATTCTTTCATGTAAGCGAAAGGCAAAAAATTCTTTAGGACTAATACTTTTTCTATGGGtcgatgaagaagaagaattttTAGAAAATCCAATATCTTCTCTATAACCATCCTCCCGTAAGGAAACAAAAGTGGATACTGAAGTGGAAGATAAGAAGTGATGCAGTTCACTAATGCGCTGCAATTGCCCTGACTTCTTTACAACAACAATATCTCTGTCaccaaagcttcatcaaaatcCCAACGACAAGCACAGCAACCTCAGAAACAGACGGTAGGTTATAGGTTCTTCCATCCATACCTCTTACCAAGCAACCTCAAACTTAAATTGGGTTGATTTTCATGTCCAATCTTTTCTTTGCCATACGAAAAGACTTCACTAACGCATATTTTTCATCAACATGTTCATATCACTAACAATCAAATGATTATTTAGCATCCCTCTAACAAACAAAAAATCActtattatttttgttaatttaatgAGCTAAAACTTAATTACCTCACAGACGTTATTCTGTAATTGATCTCGTTGTCCGTATCACACACATATAACTGGGCAAACTTCGGCTCGCAACCATCTAACGGTAGTAAACTACCAATTAAGTGGTAATTTTGCCCGTGTGAAACCAGAGGGGGACCACAGGCCACCACGTGTTAACACTATTGTCAACTTTACCTCCCATTGAGGTAAAACCAAACATCGAATATGAACGAATATTTTTTCAAATAGTGACTACTTTTGGCGTCATTAGAGAACATTAATTGGTGCAAAACGTCAGGTGGAGAAGTCAACTTAGGAATCTCAATATTCCCATTCATACAACAACTCGAATATCTTGGATTTAGTGGCCTTATTGGGTTTGCCAAGACGTTCCTCATACCAAAATAATGCTCACAATGTGAACACATATACGAAGGATCACCTATATCCCAACCTATataaaaaaagttagtaaaaacattaataaaaaaCTTATACAATTTGACATAAATATAATTAGGAAAATAAGCATGTAAATTAAGAAGAAACCAAGAACGAAAAAATACCTCCATCTTAATTAAAAGTAGATGAACCGAAAGATCTGTCATTAATAAAAGACTGCTTGCGTTCATCAAGCACATCATCACTTATAACAATAGGACTTTCAAATGATCCACACACATCACCTACAAAATATAAAgcagaaattgaaaaaaattagtacACAATATATATTTGAGTATTACTATccaatttgaataaattttaaagaTTATGTTTACCAAAAGTATGCTTTCATAATTTaaacaatattaaaaattaacatCTTTGCACAACAAATAAATAAGGGCCTAAAATTGGAAATATGCTTTCAAgacaaaaaatataaacaactATTTTCgatttattcattatttttgtcTATATAACAATTTCCGACTTTTATGCCtatattttttaacaaaaaataaaaagtctAATAAAAGGCAGAATAATACTGTCAactcaaaatataataatataataaaaatataaaactcgACTCTTTGACAAAATCGGAGCAAATGATTATAAAATCCTATCTAAATTTTCGAGTTCTAGAATAGAATGAAAGGAGGAGAAGAAATTTCAAAAACCGAGCAATCAAATTCCCATATTGCAAAACTAAATAATCACAATTGGAATTGTTCTTTCACTCTTTTATAGAACTCGAAGATTttgtaataaatatttttataaaaaccaATTAAAAAATTTTGGGCCAAGGATTAATAATTATTACAATAACAAATTCTATGATACAACTCGATTCCTTGACAAAATGGGAGCGAATTATAAATAAAGTCCtttctaaatttggaaataaattatttgattgTTACATAACTTCAATCGTTTGTCATAATTATTTGCAATTTAGCATAAGTTTCAAAATTTCAAGTAATGTTAATGAAATATTAATCCATCTAATCAATGTTAATTTAATCCAACCCATCACTACCACTTTTTTATTCCAGGGCCCAAACACCCCTAACAGTTTAAAACCAAAAATTGGCccctaacatttaaaacaaaagCCCAAAGCATTAGCCCAAAAATATTGAGACAGTGGAATAATGCCTAAGCatctagggtttgagaatcAAGAGATTGCCTACTTCCCGATGAAACACACGACCAATCCATCTCCCTCTTACTCCACCTACATCGCCTTCTCGAAACGGCGAATCGACTCCGTCTCCGGCGAAGCGACTCCATACTCGGCTAATTCGAATGTCTCAAGTTCTGTTTACCATCCAATTGTAATCTATTTCTCACTCGGCATCCCTAAACCCTAACCATCTCTCCCTCATCGATTTCCAGAATCAAATAGCAAAAACCCTAACCACAGAGTGCGACAAAATGGAAGCCTCAAACTCGAAGCTTAAGAATGTTCGACAGTGTCCAGAAAAATCGAAGATAACATCATTTGAAGAGTGGATTTGAAGGGATCACAGTTTCTTTCACCAAAACCGAGCAATCAAATTCTCAAAGGTAACACAAATTTCAAAAAGTATGTAATCTTGTATTTCCATTCAATGTATGTTGCTTGATTAGGTTAGAAGCTCACTGCAAACGCATGTTTGAACC
This is a stretch of genomic DNA from Salvia splendens isolate huo1 unplaced genomic scaffold, SspV2 ctg1160, whole genome shotgun sequence. It encodes these proteins:
- the LOC121788839 gene encoding uncharacterized protein LOC121788839 — encoded protein: MDGRTYNLPSVSEVAVLVVGILMKLWRLFQQFVIDAYTMIETGRLTFVRTHQKRLRAELYSGLAEAVLRGETDGSRWIGYPNLFITFTCNPKWPEICRYLASKGLKSDDRPDIICRIFKVKLDNLIRDLKSEKIFGTVKAETWIAPCSYFVVLSNEDKQPKPQRIDEIISAELPDQVTDPHYYECVKEFMMHGPCGVVRKSSPCMLNGRCSKYFPKKYRAATNIDEDGYPAYRRRDNGRVVMKDGVPLDNRYVVPHNRFLLMKYSGYVNVEWCNQSQSIKYISSCEAAWRIFGFEIQYKDPPVERLSFHLPDQQHVIFDEAADLDTVLNRKTIHESKFLAWMKANKIYSQGRDLTYGEFPTKFVWKRNHWEPRKQRYSIGRLFYVAPGSGDMYYLRCLLNIVKGASSYEDIKCVNGVQYATFRDACFALGLLDDDKEYVHGIVEASFWASAQSLRLLYVSLLTSESISRPDFVWQNCWKYLSEDVLYNRRKLTNYPGLILSEDEIQNFALAEIEKLLQNLGKTLRDFHGLSYPDNQYFESCENRLITDELCYDRDGLASEYSECISKFTDEQLYVHDTIMSSVYSNDGRIFFVYGYGGTGKTFIWRALSAGIRSKGDIVLNVASSGIASLLLPGGRTAHSRFKIPIIVNEDSMCNIKPGSALAELIVRAKLIIWDEAPMIHKHCIEAVDRTLRDIMRVCDELNRNKPFGGKTVVFGGDFRQILPVVPKGSRQDVVNATINSSYLWKSCTVLRLTKNMRLLNVENIDEASKLKEFSSWVASIGDGVVGGPNDGVVSIQLPTDIVLSNSGDPLRTIVSNVYPSYMNPKDLISCLHGRAILAPTLEVVDEVNQFMISLDQSPGRVYFSSDSISKSDFTSNGLAEINSVEFLNSLKCSGTPNHELLLKVGTPVMLLRNIDLSNGLCNGTRLIITRLGDYVLEGRVLGGHNIGHKVLIPRMSLIPSDPRLPFKFQRRQFPLTVSYAMTINKSQGQSLYHVGLFLRKPVFNHGQLYVAISRVTSREGLKILVCKDEQGEGNGDSTVNIVYKEVLQNL